The Methanohalophilus portucalensis genome window below encodes:
- a CDS encoding PQQ-binding-like beta-propeller repeat protein: MIAGDCISIKKIIIVNVLLLALLIGTASASNTGPIEEKWNITFDGQDDDHIASIIKSNSEGYIVSGNMGLDPISSDQDGFLYEIDSEGEILWREKFGGNQRDSLSAVFQADKQNYIAVGNTISFGSPSTRSTWIIKVDNDGNEIWNKTILQDVSTIISSGQKTSDGGFVLAGMRAPLRTAGGNLVGLLIKTDSEGNVEWSKDFGTGQVRTYDCFYSVRQTPEGNYILSGTTQSFSSGNVEDGWLVKVDSNGNELWNKSFGGKEVDFLDSVIVSPDGDYIALGRSKQYGESLFNAWAVRTDKNGNLLWEKRYFDHSDSYFSSIEKSPDENYLVTGSVGKVPNGSVQASFSAKSYEAVLMKIDGDGNSLWSENFDGYQTSSFSSIAVDDDSYVVAGSAKLNDSGNSDGLIVTFNEPAMVKQSASGEDTSESQPNQEKSPLSVTLAAICLAVAFIFAKRP; this comes from the coding sequence TTGATAGCAGGTGATTGTATTAGTATTAAAAAAATAATCATAGTAAATGTTCTATTGCTAGCTCTCTTAATTGGTACTGCCTCTGCTTCTAACACCGGTCCAATTGAAGAAAAATGGAACATTACATTTGATGGACAAGATGATGATCATATAGCTTCTATTATAAAATCAAACTCTGAAGGATACATTGTATCTGGAAATATGGGATTGGATCCCATTAGTTCTGACCAAGATGGATTTTTATATGAAATCGACTCAGAGGGGGAAATATTATGGAGAGAAAAATTTGGAGGAAACCAACGGGATTCACTTTCAGCGGTTTTTCAGGCTGATAAGCAAAATTATATAGCCGTTGGAAATACTATTTCTTTTGGATCACCGTCTACCCGGTCTACATGGATAATAAAAGTAGATAATGATGGAAATGAAATTTGGAATAAAACCATTTTACAGGATGTTTCGACCATAATTAGTTCCGGGCAAAAAACTTCAGATGGAGGTTTTGTCCTTGCAGGAATGCGTGCTCCTCTAAGAACTGCTGGTGGGAATCTAGTAGGATTGCTAATCAAAACAGACTCTGAAGGAAATGTAGAATGGTCAAAGGATTTTGGAACAGGGCAAGTCCGTACCTATGATTGTTTTTATTCAGTAAGGCAAACTCCTGAAGGAAACTACATTTTGTCTGGAACTACCCAATCTTTTAGTTCAGGGAATGTAGAGGATGGATGGTTAGTAAAAGTCGATTCAAATGGCAATGAATTATGGAATAAATCATTTGGTGGAAAAGAGGTCGATTTCCTGGATTCAGTTATTGTCTCTCCAGATGGTGACTACATTGCTTTGGGTAGAAGCAAACAATATGGTGAATCACTCTTCAATGCGTGGGCAGTGAGGACCGATAAGAATGGGAATCTCCTTTGGGAAAAACGATATTTTGACCATTCAGATTCTTATTTTTCTTCTATTGAAAAGTCTCCAGATGAAAACTACCTGGTTACAGGTTCAGTTGGAAAAGTTCCAAATGGCTCAGTACAAGCTTCCTTTTCAGCAAAAAGTTATGAAGCTGTCCTGATGAAGATAGATGGCGATGGAAATTCATTGTGGTCAGAGAATTTTGATGGATATCAAACTTCCTCATTTAGTTCTATTGCAGTGGATGATGATTCCTATGTTGTAGCAGGAAGTGCAAAATTGAATGATTCGGGCAATTCTGATGGCTTAATAGTTACATTCAATGAACCTGCAATGGTTAAACAATCTGCTTCAGGGGAGGATACTTCAGAAAGTCAACCAAATCAGGAAAAAAGCCCCCTTTCGGTGACATTAGCTGCCATTTGTCTTGCAGTTGCATTCATTTTTGCAAAGAGACCATGA
- a CDS encoding radical SAM protein, translating into MRLINMGLKGEQVRLDFFGCNLKCPYCIHIRQPFEEYSIDEVAEFVSNSAVKKVFIGGAEPTLQKDLTPLIELLHSMGMEIILKSDGMKPEVLEKSLPFVKGFVLELKAPLEDTAAIEELTGISSKRVEQYVANLKTSIDIAKTRWLRLWVRVIPGYVTEESVKRMLPVMEGASEVLLYQFLSNPDFDLPFAGYTSPVPAWEDMESLAGIVVEKVPRVIIVGEKGRKIIGKE; encoded by the coding sequence ATGCGACTTATTAATATGGGGTTAAAGGGAGAACAGGTACGTCTGGACTTTTTTGGATGTAACCTGAAATGTCCCTATTGTATTCATATCAGGCAACCCTTTGAGGAATACAGTATAGATGAAGTTGCTGAATTTGTCAGCAATTCAGCTGTAAAGAAGGTTTTTATCGGAGGGGCCGAACCTACTCTCCAGAAGGATTTAACCCCTTTGATTGAGCTGTTGCATTCAATGGGTATGGAGATTATTCTAAAGTCGGATGGCATGAAACCTGAAGTACTGGAGAAGTCTCTGCCCTTTGTAAAAGGTTTTGTTCTGGAATTGAAGGCACCACTTGAAGACACGGCTGCAATTGAGGAACTTACAGGCATTTCCTCTAAAAGGGTAGAACAATATGTAGCAAACCTCAAAACATCGATAGATATTGCTAAAACCAGGTGGTTGCGACTCTGGGTTCGTGTAATTCCCGGTTATGTTACTGAAGAATCCGTGAAGCGAATGTTGCCTGTAATGGAAGGAGCTTCTGAGGTACTTCTTTATCAATTCTTAAGCAATCCCGACTTTGATCTTCCTTTTGCAGGATACACCTCTCCTGTGCCTGCCTGGGAGGATATGGAAAGCCTTGCAGGTATTGTTGTAGAAAAGGTACCCCGTGTAATAATTGTGGGAGAAAAAGGGCGTAAGATAATTGGTAAGGAGTAA
- a CDS encoding tyrosine-type recombinase/integrase: MSVLYDTERRLKSSERRIENSKFSERDKNLLFSYEADLFVDGLGECRVLKYLDQLYRLRLWLDTDFELAKENDLKILVGYIQRRDVSASTKRDYKICLRKFYRWLYNDDSALNWIKIKNKVNESKIPEELLTEEEILRLIEVADHPRDKAIIATLYDTGGRIGEISTLQIKHINFDEYGAQLVLNGKTGMRRVRVVFCVPYLSSWLDIHPDRENPDSYVWIGVGSMGKGKPLRYAAFRALLGRLKKKQGLKSESIITFSGTADVLN; the protein is encoded by the coding sequence ATGTCTGTACTCTATGATACGGAAAGAAGGCTCAAGTCTTCAGAGAGACGTATTGAAAATTCGAAATTTTCTGAACGAGATAAAAACCTCCTTTTTTCTTACGAAGCTGATCTTTTTGTAGACGGGCTTGGTGAATGTCGAGTTCTTAAATATCTGGATCAATTGTATCGATTACGGCTCTGGCTAGATACTGATTTTGAGTTGGCCAAAGAGAACGATCTAAAGATACTTGTCGGCTACATACAGAGAAGGGACGTATCTGCCTCTACAAAGAGGGATTATAAGATATGTCTTCGAAAGTTTTACCGCTGGCTGTACAATGATGATTCTGCACTAAATTGGATCAAGATCAAAAACAAGGTCAATGAATCGAAAATTCCTGAAGAATTGCTGACAGAGGAAGAAATTCTCAGACTCATCGAAGTGGCTGATCATCCTAGGGACAAGGCAATCATCGCTACTCTCTATGATACTGGTGGAAGGATAGGCGAAATCAGCACACTTCAGATAAAACACATCAATTTTGACGAATATGGGGCACAGCTTGTTCTGAATGGAAAAACGGGTATGCGAAGAGTAAGGGTTGTATTTTGTGTACCATACCTATCATCCTGGCTTGATATTCATCCAGATCGAGAAAATCCTGATTCTTATGTGTGGATTGGTGTAGGGTCTATGGGAAAAGGAAAACCCTTACGGTATGCTGCTTTCCGTGCGTTGCTAGGACGATTGAAAAAAAAGCAGGGATTAAAAAGCGAATCTATAATCACCTTTTCAGGCACAGCCGATGTACTGAACTAG
- a CDS encoding chorismate--pyruvate lyase family protein — translation MFVNRDFLKDLKAFEIPTCLRICAGTDGSVTFLLEIMTRHEVEVITEDQHLVKADEEVAGLLDVDVGEEVNHRTVRLVADGVPYVHAVSLSPIGRMPEEVRRDMMRADIPIGKILRNYGMETRRDFETIQMEADGPLFGSREYLSRTYRIVHHNDTLMWIKERFPADGRWLL, via the coding sequence GTGTTTGTCAATCGCGACTTTCTCAAGGATCTCAAGGCTTTTGAGATCCCCACATGCCTGCGTATCTGTGCAGGTACCGATGGTTCTGTCACCTTCCTGCTGGAGATCATGACACGCCACGAAGTTGAGGTAATTACCGAGGATCAGCATCTTGTAAAAGCCGATGAGGAGGTGGCCGGGCTTTTGGATGTGGATGTTGGCGAAGAAGTGAATCATCGCACCGTGCGATTGGTGGCAGATGGTGTCCCTTATGTTCATGCGGTTTCCCTCTCTCCTATAGGCCGTATGCCAGAAGAGGTTCGCAGGGATATGATGCGTGCCGATATACCAATTGGTAAGATCCTGCGTAATTACGGTATGGAAACACGCAGGGACTTTGAAACCATACAGATGGAGGCCGATGGTCCACTTTTTGGCAGTCGTGAATATCTCTCAAGGACCTATCGTATTGTGCACCACAATGACACGCTCATGTGGATCAAAGAACGCTTCCCTGCAGATGGTCGCTGGTTGCTCTGA
- a CDS encoding DUF5611 family protein, with protein sequence MQEYKLKRGHSPDIGRIYEALEECFPSDISREGDKLVTSYGVMKELSVWLNGKKLAVDTNSEAEGVSDEVILDTNKRFRDFLYKATGYTAKERVKNAKKAVSK encoded by the coding sequence ATGCAGGAATACAAATTAAAACGTGGTCATTCCCCCGATATTGGACGTATCTATGAAGCGCTTGAGGAATGTTTCCCTTCCGATATATCCAGAGAAGGAGATAAATTAGTTACTTCATACGGTGTTATGAAGGAACTTTCTGTGTGGTTGAACGGTAAAAAACTTGCAGTTGACACGAATTCTGAAGCCGAAGGTGTCTCTGATGAGGTTATTCTTGATACCAACAAGAGATTCCGTGATTTTCTCTATAAGGCAACTGGTTACACTGCCAAGGAACGAGTTAAGAACGCCAAGAAGGCAGTTTCCAAATAA
- a CDS encoding PGF-pre-PGF domain-containing protein: MVSSFTGTANEIELDFESHLGGTWDTVEVSGDHAYAGQGQDFVILDISDTANPHEISRFTTSSLVNDVTISGNYAYIANGESGLVIMDISDPFSPSSTGSVYLGWRNFATDISVDGNYAYVCNEAHCSFDDDGMIIIDISDPTNPFAAGSYTDSGYLFDVTVDGNYAYATNYSDLVILDINDPKEPLFKGIYTTPGNSLSVDISGNYAYVADDDNGLLVLDVSNPESPSYAGEHTNYAFNNNNAEDIEVSGNYAYIADDHNGLVILDINNPSSPVLAGIYDADRAVNIDIFDNHVYIADHNKGLSIIDVSNPESPEFRGLYEASLSVQDVEISGNYAYIADEENGLAIVNLTDNTSPEILSIYDENNQFLDLTIVGNCAYLVDANNGFVILDISNPMSPQQIGNCETNGYARYVAVGDNYAYLMENDGSGILLLSIIDITSSYSPELQESLEIGPIGYDPQITISDNYAFISNGDDGFVAVDVSNPASPSIAGNCKTNGGAAEGIAVNGNYAYIADGYEGLAIMDISKPSDPEIVKTYYSFDITPTTDIAIEGDYAYVSSGYEELSILDISDSINPVLLDNYNNAGYADGITVAGNHAYVNDGDNGLVILSINTPSEPNKLPTSVITSISPNPANEGDTIVFQGLGEDSDGTITEYSWTSNLEDEVIIGTSPSFTTSDLSSGIHTISFSAKDDDGAWSESDSTTLKINEKPNVMPTSKIDSITPNPATEGNLVSFTGSGTDSDGNIVGYNWTSSIDGHLHASSSFSISDLSPGTHTISFSVQDDDGAWSNPVSETLEIVDDQAPEVNISATPIENVSIHNPVTIRLNSTDNHPAITEFVIQDSEGQNVTNLTVTDDVANGATWEYVWNATFSNGAEVPSGTYWLFVNSSDTSDNTASANVSVVVDNTEPTVSITEITGSNTVGEIVHANSILQVNATADGTPGNVSALSFTLDSEFTSFHRVVEASFVNGEWTAEFDLTTIPNDGKYTVTATVTDAALNTNFITASKTVLLDRKAPSLYPVSSVYNETHGIVNISASECLDDTPVVDVNADEVELSKIASKWSGFFNLGGSDFNINVTGIDVAGNVGVGNSTMHIERIETVNNTANFTSKQSGTTIDFRTNNDTKSNITVTESDKPLANVTNGSVGLHFIDVNFGKELQTNLTNATIRIPVNMSLLPEGVAVEDVTIRYYNETSDEWEPFSTSVETIDDVEYWVATVNHFSTYGAMADDKTPPILDDVTPEDGTKFDEDTTSVNIRFNYSDAASDINVSSIIFKFNGNEISASDDLEITGNYAAYNATGLDTGDYTAEVIVADAAGNNATFTTIFSIAPGEGTETKPGSSGGSSSSGGGGGGGNTGEAFENILTKAAQTCKIAPGETARYEFGEEKCNISYIQFTGVTNAGQISTLIEVLKDTSALVDEDAPGEVYQNLNIWVGNAAFGDDKVEDSVIGFRVDKEWLANNGFDASEVALFHYSDGIWNKLSTTQTDEDDGFIYFEAETPGFSPFAISAVSEDEESLAETTPTSEETIDEGVEEENVEQTPEMESDQTPGFSSLLSIFMLIVTLFIIQVKRT; encoded by the coding sequence ATGGTAAGTTCATTTACTGGTACCGCTAATGAAATAGAATTGGATTTTGAGTCCCATCTAGGGGGTACATGGGATACTGTTGAAGTTTCTGGAGATCATGCCTATGCTGGACAGGGCCAGGATTTTGTAATTCTTGATATAAGTGATACAGCCAACCCTCATGAAATAAGCAGGTTTACGACTTCATCTCTGGTAAACGATGTCACCATTTCAGGTAATTATGCCTATATAGCTAATGGTGAAAGTGGACTCGTTATTATGGACATCAGTGATCCCTTTTCACCTTCGAGCACAGGAAGTGTTTATCTTGGATGGCGAAATTTTGCAACTGATATTTCAGTTGATGGAAATTATGCTTATGTATGCAATGAAGCCCATTGTTCTTTTGATGATGATGGCATGATAATTATAGACATAAGTGACCCAACAAATCCTTTCGCTGCAGGAAGTTATACAGATTCTGGTTATTTATTTGATGTTACAGTTGATGGTAACTATGCATATGCAACAAATTATAGTGATCTTGTGATTCTGGATATAAATGATCCGAAAGAACCATTGTTTAAGGGGATTTACACTACCCCGGGAAACTCATTAAGTGTTGACATTTCTGGAAATTATGCCTACGTAGCTGATGATGACAATGGACTTTTAGTTTTGGATGTAAGTAATCCCGAATCTCCGTCTTATGCAGGCGAGCATACCAATTATGCCTTCAATAATAATAATGCAGAAGATATTGAAGTTTCTGGAAATTATGCCTATATAGCTGATGATCATAATGGGCTTGTTATTTTGGATATCAATAATCCCTCTTCACCCGTGCTTGCTGGGATTTACGATGCCGACAGGGCGGTGAATATAGACATATTTGACAATCATGTCTACATTGCTGATCATAATAAAGGTCTTTCAATTATAGATGTCAGTAACCCCGAATCCCCTGAATTCAGAGGTCTTTATGAAGCGAGTCTATCTGTGCAAGATGTAGAAATTTCTGGAAATTATGCCTATATAGCTGATGAGGAGAATGGTCTTGCAATCGTAAACCTAACAGATAACACATCACCTGAAATATTATCAATTTATGATGAAAATAACCAATTCTTAGACCTCACGATTGTAGGCAATTGTGCCTATTTAGTTGATGCTAATAATGGCTTTGTGATTTTAGACATAAGTAATCCTATGTCCCCACAACAAATAGGTAATTGTGAAACCAATGGTTATGCAAGATATGTTGCTGTTGGAGACAATTATGCCTATTTAATGGAAAATGATGGTTCTGGTATTTTGCTACTTTCCATTATAGATATCACAAGTTCCTATTCACCTGAATTACAAGAAAGTCTTGAGATAGGTCCGATAGGTTATGATCCACAAATTACAATTTCAGATAACTATGCCTTTATAAGCAATGGTGATGATGGTTTTGTGGCGGTGGATGTCAGTAATCCTGCTTCACCTTCGATTGCAGGAAACTGTAAAACAAATGGTGGTGCTGCAGAAGGTATTGCTGTTAACGGAAATTATGCATACATCGCTGATGGATATGAAGGGTTAGCTATAATGGACATAAGTAAACCTTCAGACCCTGAAATTGTGAAAACCTATTATTCATTCGATATCACTCCTACAACTGATATAGCAATCGAAGGAGATTATGCTTATGTATCTTCTGGATATGAAGAACTTTCAATTTTAGATATAAGCGATTCTATAAATCCAGTACTATTGGATAACTATAACAATGCAGGTTATGCAGATGGAATTACGGTTGCTGGTAATCATGCCTATGTAAATGATGGAGATAATGGTTTAGTTATATTAAGCATTAATACTCCCTCTGAACCCAATAAGTTGCCAACATCTGTCATTACTTCTATAAGTCCAAATCCTGCAAATGAAGGTGACACTATTGTTTTCCAAGGATTGGGAGAAGATTCGGATGGTACAATTACTGAATATTCCTGGACATCCAATTTAGAAGATGAAGTAATAATAGGTACATCACCCAGTTTTACGACTTCAGACCTTTCAAGCGGAATTCACACTATCAGCTTTAGTGCAAAGGATGATGACGGTGCATGGTCTGAATCGGATTCAACAACATTGAAAATTAACGAAAAACCCAATGTTATGCCAACTTCAAAAATCGATTCTATTACTCCGAATCCTGCCACCGAAGGTAACCTTGTTAGTTTCACTGGTTCAGGCACTGATTCTGATGGTAATATTGTTGGATACAACTGGACTTCCAGTATCGATGGTCATTTGCATGCTTCCTCCAGTTTCAGTATCTCTGATCTTTCACCGGGCACACATACCATTTCATTCAGTGTACAGGATGATGATGGAGCATGGTCCAATCCTGTTTCAGAAACTCTGGAAATAGTAGATGATCAGGCACCTGAAGTCAATATAAGTGCTACGCCTATAGAAAATGTCAGTATCCATAATCCTGTAACCATACGCCTAAACAGCACTGATAATCATCCTGCAATTACTGAATTTGTAATTCAGGATTCCGAGGGTCAGAATGTTACCAATCTGACTGTCACAGATGATGTTGCAAACGGTGCAACCTGGGAATATGTCTGGAATGCAACTTTCAGTAATGGTGCTGAAGTACCAAGTGGTACTTACTGGCTGTTTGTGAATAGCAGTGACACTTCAGATAATACTGCTTCGGCAAATGTCAGTGTAGTCGTGGATAATACTGAACCCACGGTCAGTATTACAGAAATCACCGGTTCAAATACTGTAGGAGAAATCGTTCATGCAAATTCAATTCTTCAAGTAAATGCTACAGCAGACGGCACTCCTGGCAATGTATCTGCCCTTTCATTTACCCTTGATTCTGAATTCACAAGTTTCCACAGAGTTGTGGAGGCATCTTTTGTCAATGGTGAATGGACTGCGGAATTTGATCTCACGACAATCCCGAATGATGGCAAATATACGGTCACTGCAACCGTTACAGATGCAGCATTGAACACAAATTTTATCACTGCTTCAAAGACTGTGCTGCTGGATCGCAAAGCTCCGTCCTTATATCCTGTATCTTCTGTATATAACGAAACACATGGCATAGTCAATATATCAGCTTCAGAATGTCTTGATGATACTCCAGTAGTCGATGTAAATGCTGATGAAGTTGAATTGAGTAAAATCGCAAGTAAATGGTCAGGTTTCTTTAATCTTGGAGGTTCAGATTTCAACATTAATGTAACTGGTATTGATGTTGCAGGCAATGTAGGAGTTGGCAATTCAACAATGCATATCGAAAGGATTGAAACGGTAAATAATACTGCCAATTTCACCAGCAAGCAATCTGGAACGACCATTGATTTCAGGACCAACAATGACACAAAATCTAACATAACGGTGACTGAAAGTGATAAGCCTCTTGCCAATGTAACAAATGGTTCTGTAGGTTTACATTTCATTGATGTGAATTTTGGAAAAGAATTGCAAACCAACCTTACCAATGCCACAATCAGGATACCTGTCAATATGAGTCTATTGCCAGAAGGGGTGGCTGTAGAGGATGTTACCATTCGTTATTATAATGAAACAAGCGATGAGTGGGAACCTTTCAGTACTTCAGTAGAAACAATTGATGATGTTGAATACTGGGTTGCAACTGTTAACCATTTCTCCACCTATGGTGCCATGGCGGATGATAAGACACCTCCGATACTTGATGATGTGACCCCAGAAGATGGAACAAAATTTGATGAAGATACGACATCTGTTAACATCAGATTCAATTACAGTGATGCAGCAAGTGACATAAATGTCAGTTCGATTATTTTCAAGTTCAATGGTAATGAGATAAGTGCTAGTGATGATCTGGAAATTACCGGAAACTATGCTGCTTACAATGCCACCGGTTTGGATACAGGTGACTACACGGCTGAAGTTATAGTTGCTGATGCTGCAGGAAATAATGCCACATTCACCACAATATTCTCCATTGCTCCTGGTGAGGGCACAGAAACCAAACCTGGTAGCAGTGGAGGTTCCTCCAGCAGCGGTGGTGGCGGAGGCGGTGGCAACACCGGTGAAGCCTTTGAGAACATTCTGACAAAGGCTGCACAGACATGTAAGATTGCTCCTGGTGAAACTGCCAGATATGAATTCGGTGAGGAAAAATGCAATATTTCCTATATCCAGTTCACAGGCGTTACCAATGCAGGTCAGATCAGCACATTGATAGAAGTGTTGAAAGATACTTCCGCTCTTGTGGATGAGGATGCTCCGGGTGAAGTTTACCAGAACCTGAATATCTGGGTTGGTAATGCTGCCTTTGGAGATGACAAAGTGGAAGACTCTGTCATAGGCTTCAGGGTGGATAAAGAATGGCTGGCGAACAATGGATTTGATGCGTCAGAAGTTGCACTGTTCCATTACAGCGATGGGATATGGAACAAACTTTCCACCACCCAGACCGATGAGGATGACGGCTTCATCTACTTCGAGGCTGAAACTCCCGGATTCTCACCATTTGCAATATCTGCAGTGTCTGAGGATGAAGAATCACTTGCAGAAACCACCCCTACATCGGAAGAGACAATTGATGAAGGTGTGGAAGAAGAAAATGTTGAGCAAACTCCAGAAATGGAGTCCGATCAAACACCGGGATTCAGCAGTCTCTTAAGTATCTTCATGTTGATTGTGACACTGTTCATTATCCAGGTTAAAAGGACTTGA